Proteins from one Monodelphis domestica isolate mMonDom1 chromosome 6, mMonDom1.pri, whole genome shotgun sequence genomic window:
- the MTUS1 gene encoding microtubule-associated tumor suppressor 1 isoform X9, with translation MREDALKHHQALSQELLSLRGELVTASATFEKARIELETTCQAFVDKLNQQHLAELAELESQLKERYAGECERLQSVCVQEVQKYQAQLQSQVDHLHAAHEAFKLEIESSHSEQVDLLKKTYEASLTEIRECRDLEKKSFSEKHESLQKEIQELKSKNDALKEKLQLEEQKAASRDTAALKNPQVMYLERELESLKAVLEIKNEKLHQQDVKLLQMEKLVDSNTALVDKLKRVQQEKEDLQARMDKHMAISRQLSSEQVVLQESLEKESKVNKRLSMENEELLWKLHNGDLCSSKKSPPSVASAAVGVLPLSSPRNSASFPSPTGSPR, from the exons ATG AGGGAAGACGCTCTGAAACACCACCAAGCACTATCGCAGGAGCTGCTCAGCCTCCGgggagagctgg TCACCGCTTCGGCCACCTTCGAGAAGGCCCGGATTGAGCTGGAGACCACGTGCCAGGCCTTTGTGGACAAGCTCAACCAGCAGCACCTGGCCGAGTTGGCGGAGCTGGAGAGCCAGCTGAAGGAGCGCTACGCGGGCGAGTGTGAGCGGCTGCAGAGTGTGTGCGTGCAGGAGGTCCAGAAGTACCAGGCCCAGCTGCAGAGCCAG GTCGATCACTTACACGCTGCCCACGAGGCCTTCAAACTGGAAATAGAGTCCAGCCATTCGGAGCAGGTGGATTTGCTGAAGAAGACCTACGAAGCGTCTCTCACAG AAATCAGGGAGTGCCGTGACCTGGAAAAGAAGTCCTTCTCGGAGAAGCACGAGTCTCTGCAG AAAGAGATCCAGGAGCTGAAAAGCAAGAATGACGCTCTGAAAGAGAAGCTTCAATTGGAGGAGCAGAAAGCGGCTTCCAGAGACACGGCCGCCCTG AAGAACCCGCAGGTCATGTATCTGGAGCGGGAGTTGGAGAGCCTCAAGGCCGTGCTGGAGATTAAGAATGAGAAGCTCCACCAGCAGGACGTCAAACTGCTCCAGATGGAGAAGCTG GTGGATAGCAACACTGCCCTGGTAGACAAGTTGAAGAGGGTCCAGCAGGAGAAGGAGGACCTGCAAGCCCGAATGGACAAGCACATGGCCATCTCCAG gcAACTCTCCAGTGAGCAGGTGGTGTTGCAGGAGTCCCTGGAAAAGGAGTCCAAGGTCAACAAGAGGTTGTCTATGGAGAACGAGGAGCTGCTGTGGAAGCTCCACAACGGGGACCTGTGCAGCTCCAAGAAGTCACCCCCATCCGTGGCATCAGCAGCGGTGGGGGTGCTGCCTCTCTCTTCCCCAAGGAACTCAGCATCCTTCCCCAGCCCCACAGGCTCCCCCAGATGA
- the MTUS1 gene encoding microtubule-associated tumor suppressor 1 isoform X8 produces the protein MGCSGSRPCLYSPCAAATRREDALKHHQALSQELLSLRGELVTASATFEKARIELETTCQAFVDKLNQQHLAELAELESQLKERYAGECERLQSVCVQEVQKYQAQLQSQVDHLHAAHEAFKLEIESSHSEQVDLLKKTYEASLTEIRECRDLEKKSFSEKHESLQKEIQELKSKNDALKEKLQLEEQKAASRDTAALKNPQVMYLERELESLKAVLEIKNEKLHQQDVKLLQMEKLVDSNTALVDKLKRVQQEKEDLQARMDKHMAISRQLSSEQVVLQESLEKESKVNKRLSMENEELLWKLHNGDLCSSKKSPPSVASAAVGVLPLSSPRNSASFPSPTGSPR, from the exons ATGGGCTGTTCTGGCAGCCGGCCGTGCCTCTACTCTCCATGTGCGGCGGCAACCAGG AGGGAAGACGCTCTGAAACACCACCAAGCACTATCGCAGGAGCTGCTCAGCCTCCGgggagagctgg TCACCGCTTCGGCCACCTTCGAGAAGGCCCGGATTGAGCTGGAGACCACGTGCCAGGCCTTTGTGGACAAGCTCAACCAGCAGCACCTGGCCGAGTTGGCGGAGCTGGAGAGCCAGCTGAAGGAGCGCTACGCGGGCGAGTGTGAGCGGCTGCAGAGTGTGTGCGTGCAGGAGGTCCAGAAGTACCAGGCCCAGCTGCAGAGCCAG GTCGATCACTTACACGCTGCCCACGAGGCCTTCAAACTGGAAATAGAGTCCAGCCATTCGGAGCAGGTGGATTTGCTGAAGAAGACCTACGAAGCGTCTCTCACAG AAATCAGGGAGTGCCGTGACCTGGAAAAGAAGTCCTTCTCGGAGAAGCACGAGTCTCTGCAG AAAGAGATCCAGGAGCTGAAAAGCAAGAATGACGCTCTGAAAGAGAAGCTTCAATTGGAGGAGCAGAAAGCGGCTTCCAGAGACACGGCCGCCCTG AAGAACCCGCAGGTCATGTATCTGGAGCGGGAGTTGGAGAGCCTCAAGGCCGTGCTGGAGATTAAGAATGAGAAGCTCCACCAGCAGGACGTCAAACTGCTCCAGATGGAGAAGCTG GTGGATAGCAACACTGCCCTGGTAGACAAGTTGAAGAGGGTCCAGCAGGAGAAGGAGGACCTGCAAGCCCGAATGGACAAGCACATGGCCATCTCCAG gcAACTCTCCAGTGAGCAGGTGGTGTTGCAGGAGTCCCTGGAAAAGGAGTCCAAGGTCAACAAGAGGTTGTCTATGGAGAACGAGGAGCTGCTGTGGAAGCTCCACAACGGGGACCTGTGCAGCTCCAAGAAGTCACCCCCATCCGTGGCATCAGCAGCGGTGGGGGTGCTGCCTCTCTCTTCCCCAAGGAACTCAGCATCCTTCCCCAGCCCCACAGGCTCCCCCAGATGA